From Demequina capsici, one genomic window encodes:
- a CDS encoding carboxymuconolactone decarboxylase family protein gives MGRVPDLTPERLDAEARALYDAIAGGPRAAGPQHFALTRQDGSLRGPFNAMLLAPGIGGALQEVGAALRYRGSLEDRAREIAILLVAAHWRSAFEQVSHEAVGRAHGLTDREIEALRMRDASAFSGVEAAVADAVLALLAGDLDDEAWATAEAALGAEVVFELTALVGYYATLALQLRVFRVAA, from the coding sequence GTGGGTCGAGTCCCTGATCTGACGCCCGAGCGGCTTGATGCCGAGGCGCGCGCGCTCTACGACGCGATCGCTGGAGGGCCCCGCGCGGCCGGCCCTCAGCACTTCGCCCTGACAAGGCAGGACGGCTCTCTGCGAGGGCCTTTCAACGCGATGCTGCTCGCACCCGGCATCGGTGGCGCGTTGCAGGAGGTCGGCGCCGCGCTGCGCTACCGCGGCTCGCTCGAGGACCGGGCACGGGAGATCGCGATCCTCCTGGTGGCGGCGCACTGGCGCAGCGCATTCGAGCAGGTGTCCCATGAGGCGGTCGGGCGCGCGCATGGGCTCACCGATCGCGAGATCGAGGCGCTGCGCATGCGCGATGCCTCCGCGTTCTCGGGTGTCGAGGCCGCCGTGGCGGACGCGGTGCTCGCGCTCCTGGCCGGTGACCTGGACGACGAGGCCTGGGCCACGGCGGAGGCGGCGCTCGGCGCCGAGGTCGTGTTCGAGCTGACCGCGCTCGTCGGCTACTACGCGACGCTCGCCCTGCAGCTGCGCGTGTTCCGGGTGGCGGCCTGA
- a CDS encoding IclR family transcriptional regulator: MKANDGVKGEGRYRIEALAKGLAVLRLFDETVTGLKLRDISERTGIPMPTAFRVVATLEGEGFLERTDDGTIRPGVAVLTLGSAALRGSSLVQVAERPLRRLAESTGETVNLGVLLGDQVLYLVRLRNSDLVTANVQVGSTLPAAYTSMGKLLLAYLSVEERREALRTHDFTAAVGPNAARSLAEVDAAADAIRAEGFAIQDQEVAIGLRSVSVPVFGRGERPVAAINIAVAANRHDAADLRGTLLDALRATAQDISLRLAAG; encoded by the coding sequence ATGAAAGCCAATGACGGTGTCAAGGGGGAGGGCCGCTACCGGATCGAGGCACTGGCGAAGGGTCTCGCCGTGCTCCGGCTGTTCGACGAGACGGTGACCGGGCTCAAGCTCCGCGACATCAGCGAGCGCACCGGGATCCCCATGCCTACCGCATTCCGTGTGGTGGCGACGCTCGAGGGCGAGGGCTTCCTGGAGCGCACGGACGACGGCACGATCCGCCCAGGCGTCGCAGTGCTCACTCTCGGATCGGCCGCACTGCGCGGCTCGAGCCTCGTCCAGGTCGCGGAACGGCCCCTCCGGAGGCTCGCCGAGTCGACCGGCGAGACCGTCAACCTGGGTGTGCTGCTCGGCGATCAGGTGCTCTACCTGGTACGACTGCGCAACTCGGATCTGGTGACGGCCAACGTCCAGGTGGGATCCACCCTCCCGGCGGCGTACACCAGCATGGGCAAGCTGCTGCTGGCCTACCTCTCGGTCGAGGAGCGACGCGAGGCGCTGCGCACCCACGACTTCACCGCGGCGGTGGGGCCGAACGCGGCCCGCTCGCTCGCCGAGGTCGACGCGGCAGCCGATGCGATCAGGGCGGAGGGGTTCGCGATCCAGGACCAGGAGGTCGCGATCGGTCTCCGGTCGGTCTCGGTGCCGGTGTTCGGGCGTGGCGAGCGACCCGTCGCGGCCATCAACATCGCGGTCGCGGCGAACCGTCACGACGCCGCCGACCTGCGGGGGACGCTGCTGGACGCGCTGCGCGCCACCGCCCAGGACATCTCGCTGCGCCTCGCCGCCGGCTGA
- a CDS encoding quercetin 2,3-dioxygenase — translation MSPNDATTLAPQHAGILPGKPQPFYLDNGQGEKSVVFDTLFTILLTGDETDDQYDVFSCEGNAGDIIPAHIHPFTHEIFFVMDGAVHLWMDDEKGFKDDHVLTSGGFGYVPKGTIHAFRMEATSKIMGVSSAGFARFFHAMGRPTDKPGIPSPEEFYIPPFEQMKAAGELYGTVFRPDYNFLED, via the coding sequence ATGTCCCCGAACGACGCCACCACGCTCGCACCCCAGCACGCAGGAATCCTTCCCGGGAAGCCGCAGCCCTTCTACCTGGACAACGGTCAAGGTGAGAAGTCCGTCGTCTTCGACACCCTCTTCACGATCCTCCTCACGGGCGACGAGACGGACGACCAGTACGACGTCTTCAGCTGCGAGGGCAACGCGGGCGACATCATCCCCGCCCACATCCACCCGTTCACCCACGAGATCTTCTTCGTCATGGATGGCGCCGTGCACCTGTGGATGGACGACGAGAAGGGCTTCAAGGACGACCACGTGCTCACCTCGGGCGGCTTCGGCTACGTCCCGAAGGGCACGATCCACGCCTTCCGCATGGAGGCCACGTCCAAGATCATGGGGGTCAGCTCCGCAGGCTTCGCACGGTTCTTCCACGCGATGGGCCGCCCGACCGACAAGCCGGGGATCCCTTCGCCCGAGGAGTTCTACATCCCGCCGTTCGAGCAGATGAAGGCCGCAGGAGAGCTGTACGGCACGGTCTTCCGCCCCGACTACAACTTCCTTGAGGACTGA
- a CDS encoding ABC transporter permease has product MTVSPIVTGPASHVRPPGRHAPTLRTQAALVRWGTIAVAVLVWEVVTRTVLADDPYLAPPSAVLTTGLSQVLQPDALGELWNTTARFLVSFAVVAALGIPLGIVLGRISRAFYEGSRDVVTILYATPLVPFYPLLVLWVGLGAPSEIAFGVLHGIVPVVLIVMTASHGVRSDLLEAAHTMGASRMERLAAVVVPASLGEIVGALKIGASLTMLGVLLAELMISIDGVGSFIARQIVNHQAERLDAMILVVCVGVVAVNSLLSAVERRVSHDGGR; this is encoded by the coding sequence GTGACCGTGTCCCCCATCGTGACGGGCCCCGCCAGCCATGTGCGCCCCCCAGGTCGGCACGCACCGACGCTGCGGACGCAGGCGGCGCTCGTCCGATGGGGGACGATCGCGGTCGCAGTGCTCGTCTGGGAGGTCGTCACCCGCACGGTGCTGGCCGACGACCCGTACCTGGCCCCGCCGAGCGCGGTGCTCACCACGGGGCTGTCCCAGGTGCTCCAGCCGGACGCGCTCGGCGAGCTGTGGAACACCACCGCGCGCTTCCTCGTCTCCTTCGCCGTCGTGGCAGCGCTCGGCATCCCGCTCGGCATCGTGCTCGGCCGCATCTCGCGGGCGTTCTACGAGGGTTCGCGGGACGTCGTGACGATCCTGTACGCGACCCCCCTCGTGCCGTTCTATCCGCTGCTCGTGCTCTGGGTGGGCCTGGGCGCCCCTTCGGAGATCGCGTTCGGCGTGCTTCACGGCATCGTGCCCGTGGTGCTGATCGTCATGACCGCCAGCCACGGGGTGAGGAGCGACCTGCTCGAGGCGGCGCACACGATGGGCGCGTCGCGCATGGAACGGCTCGCGGCCGTCGTCGTCCCTGCATCCCTGGGGGAGATCGTCGGAGCGCTCAAGATCGGCGCGTCCCTCACCATGCTCGGCGTGCTGCTCGCCGAGCTCATGATCTCGATCGACGGCGTCGGCTCGTTCATCGCCCGCCAGATCGTCAACCACCAGGCGGAACGCCTCGACGCCATGATCCTCGTGGTGTGCGTGGGCGTGGTCGCCGTCAACAGCCTCCTCTCCGCCGTGGAGAGGCGCGTGTCCCACGACGGCGGCCGCTGA
- a CDS encoding SDR family NAD(P)-dependent oxidoreductase: MTQIFPRFAGKTVLVTGAGTGFGAEIAVRAAQEGAKVAIHYRSSKAGAEQTLARVRAAGSDGILVQADIISWEQIKRMADDVWAAFGTLDVLVNNVGDVSSEQMSWKELTQEALDAVIDVDVKGTLLMTHEFGARMLDQGHGAIVNVGSTVVVKGSPRAPQYAAAKYAILGITKSYAKAFAPAVRVNTFAPGFMETERLLQREDWKSGRREVLISQTPMGHIPPPEFVAGACLWLATEESAHLTGGYMLADGGFNMVGA, encoded by the coding sequence ATGACCCAGATCTTCCCCCGCTTCGCAGGCAAGACCGTCCTCGTCACAGGAGCAGGCACAGGCTTCGGCGCCGAGATCGCCGTGCGAGCAGCCCAGGAGGGCGCGAAGGTCGCGATCCACTACCGGAGCTCGAAGGCGGGCGCCGAGCAGACGCTCGCCCGCGTACGGGCGGCCGGCAGCGACGGGATCCTGGTGCAGGCGGACATCATCAGCTGGGAGCAGATCAAGCGGATGGCGGACGACGTCTGGGCCGCCTTCGGCACGCTCGACGTCCTGGTCAACAACGTGGGCGACGTGTCGAGCGAGCAGATGTCGTGGAAGGAGCTCACGCAGGAGGCGCTCGACGCAGTGATCGACGTGGACGTCAAGGGCACCCTGCTGATGACACACGAGTTCGGCGCACGCATGCTCGACCAGGGCCACGGGGCGATCGTCAACGTCGGCTCCACCGTGGTGGTCAAGGGATCGCCGCGCGCACCGCAGTACGCGGCTGCCAAGTACGCGATCCTCGGCATCACCAAGTCGTACGCGAAAGCGTTCGCGCCTGCCGTCCGTGTCAACACCTTCGCGCCCGGATTCATGGAGACAGAGCGCCTGCTGCAGCGCGAGGACTGGAAGAGCGGACGGCGTGAGGTGCTCATCTCCCAGACCCCCATGGGCCACATCCCGCCGCCCGAGTTCGTGGCCGGCGCCTGCCTATGGCTCGCGACCGAGGAGTCCGCACACCTCACCGGCGGCTACATGCTCGCGGATGGCGGCTTCAACATGGTGGGTGCATGA
- a CDS encoding ABC transporter substrate-binding protein, with product MKISPRLALGSIAVAVLGLTAACSSTPSASESSGSATPDTSTSTTQAMETVSINLGLVQGQDFIHAMPARVAEEKGFFTDAGLDVTVIDFTSGSDLTKAIAGGTVDVGAATGLDAVAAAAHDVDIQAFWGIYGPSPMALIVGADSTITGFADTAGTKIGISRVGSLTDYTLRAALDASGVSIDDVTEVPLGDPATTMAALANGDVDGFVLPVTFAYIVQAQGTGKLAEVAGDVIGGPDQFAILMAPSTYIADNTDTLKRLTDVYTQTIEWMQANPDETVAIAMDKLGMSDSIAQGTYDQLMSNFTTDGSIDVDGLAAYASALPSLGIADTSPDQSAYFNDALQG from the coding sequence ATGAAGATCTCACCTCGACTCGCGCTCGGCAGCATCGCCGTCGCAGTGCTCGGACTGACAGCGGCGTGCAGCAGCACGCCGTCCGCCTCCGAATCCTCCGGCTCTGCCACTCCGGACACGTCCACGAGCACCACCCAGGCCATGGAGACCGTCTCGATCAACCTGGGCCTGGTGCAGGGGCAGGACTTCATCCACGCGATGCCGGCCCGCGTGGCGGAGGAGAAGGGCTTCTTCACCGATGCCGGTCTTGACGTGACGGTGATCGACTTCACCTCGGGATCCGATCTGACCAAGGCGATCGCGGGTGGCACGGTCGATGTCGGCGCCGCCACCGGGCTCGACGCGGTCGCCGCAGCGGCGCACGATGTGGACATCCAGGCCTTCTGGGGCATCTACGGGCCCAGCCCCATGGCGCTGATCGTCGGCGCCGACTCGACGATCACCGGCTTCGCGGACACCGCCGGCACCAAGATCGGCATCTCGCGCGTCGGATCCCTGACCGACTACACGCTCCGCGCCGCTCTCGACGCGTCAGGCGTCTCGATCGACGATGTGACCGAGGTGCCGCTGGGCGACCCAGCCACCACGATGGCTGCGCTCGCGAACGGCGACGTCGACGGCTTCGTCCTCCCGGTGACGTTCGCGTACATCGTGCAGGCGCAGGGTACCGGCAAGCTCGCCGAGGTGGCGGGCGACGTCATCGGCGGACCCGACCAGTTCGCGATCCTCATGGCACCGTCCACCTACATCGCGGACAACACGGACACGTTGAAGCGCCTGACGGACGTGTACACGCAGACCATCGAGTGGATGCAGGCGAACCCTGACGAGACCGTCGCGATCGCGATGGACAAGCTGGGCATGTCCGACTCCATCGCACAGGGCACCTACGACCAGCTCATGAGCAACTTCACCACCGACGGCTCGATCGACGTGGACGGCCTCGCCGCGTACGCCAGCGCGCTGCCGTCGCTGGGCATCGCCGACACCAGCCCCGACCAGTCCGCCTACTTCAACGACGCCCTCCAGGGCTGA
- a CDS encoding alpha/beta hydrolase: MIPTGAEEVHLHAGGHDFTVRVYPAAHPDGTALVWLHGGAFMFGDLDVPEADGTSRHLAQHGTTVVSVDYTLAPVDALTSIPLPPPQDGMPDPAELVKALGSDRPRAAYPAASLQAVAAFDWAAHHATTWGGSPDAIAIGGASAGGNLAAGAALRLRDRGGISPSASCLVYPVLHPVLPEPDAELAGLLADLDPALDMSPEATAAIATNYLGGAAPTEAYAFPAGHDPRGVAPTLIVNAEIDRLRASGQAYAAELAAAGVDVELTREIGAEHGYLNGLDHPARLRTLTRMSRFIHEHAAAARA; encoded by the coding sequence ATGATCCCGACTGGAGCCGAAGAGGTCCACCTCCACGCAGGAGGCCACGACTTCACGGTGCGCGTATACCCCGCCGCGCATCCCGACGGCACTGCCCTGGTGTGGCTCCACGGCGGCGCCTTCATGTTCGGAGACCTGGACGTGCCGGAGGCGGACGGCACCTCGCGCCACCTCGCGCAGCACGGCACCACCGTCGTCTCGGTGGACTACACGCTCGCACCCGTGGACGCGCTCACCTCGATCCCCCTGCCCCCGCCACAGGACGGGATGCCCGACCCCGCAGAGCTCGTGAAGGCGCTGGGATCCGACCGACCCCGCGCGGCCTATCCCGCCGCCTCCCTCCAGGCGGTCGCAGCCTTCGACTGGGCCGCACACCACGCCACGACCTGGGGAGGGTCGCCGGACGCCATCGCCATCGGCGGCGCGAGCGCCGGTGGCAACCTCGCTGCGGGCGCCGCCCTGCGACTGCGCGATCGTGGCGGGATCTCACCGAGCGCCTCCTGCCTGGTCTACCCCGTGCTCCACCCGGTCCTCCCGGAGCCGGACGCCGAGCTCGCAGGGCTGCTCGCGGACCTCGACCCCGCGCTCGACATGTCGCCCGAAGCCACCGCGGCGATCGCCACGAACTACCTGGGAGGCGCCGCACCCACGGAGGCGTACGCGTTCCCCGCCGGTCACGATCCCCGCGGAGTCGCTCCCACTCTCATCGTGAACGCCGAGATCGACCGCCTCAGGGCCTCAGGGCAGGCCTACGCCGCCGAGCTCGCGGCGGCGGGCGTCGACGTCGAGCTCACGCGCGAGATCGGCGCAGAGCACGGCTACCTCAACGGCCTCGACCACCCCGCACGCCTGCGCACGCTCACCCGCATGTCGCGCTTCATCCACGAGCACGCCGCAGCCGCGCGCGCCTGA
- a CDS encoding alpha/beta hydrolase: MLRDVVYAEPVGFRPLSLDLYPASVPDAPVVLFVHGGGWRLGGRTTFVPTMPGGDPFVRIASAGLAVASLDYRLSGEARFPAQVDDVAAALAWVRVHATELGVAADRVVLWGESAGATLAALVALHDDPAVREGVRGVVDWYGPSDLIALATAQDALDDLTTREAGWLGHTVGADLARARDASPVSHVRAGAPPFLVAHGADDTAVPASQSVELAQALLAVGADAQLTLVPHAGHMWQGEVDREALLDSAIAFCKRVTR; encoded by the coding sequence GTGCTCCGCGACGTGGTCTACGCGGAGCCGGTCGGCTTCCGGCCCCTGTCGCTCGACCTGTACCCGGCCTCCGTGCCTGACGCGCCCGTGGTGCTGTTCGTGCACGGTGGCGGGTGGCGCCTGGGCGGGCGGACGACGTTCGTGCCGACCATGCCGGGCGGCGACCCGTTCGTGCGGATCGCCTCGGCGGGGCTCGCGGTCGCCTCCCTCGACTACCGGCTGAGCGGAGAGGCGCGCTTCCCTGCGCAGGTGGACGACGTCGCGGCGGCGCTCGCGTGGGTGCGCGTGCACGCCACCGAGCTCGGCGTCGCGGCGGACCGCGTGGTGCTGTGGGGCGAGTCCGCGGGCGCCACGCTCGCCGCCCTGGTCGCGCTGCACGACGACCCCGCCGTCCGGGAGGGTGTGCGCGGCGTCGTCGACTGGTACGGGCCCTCAGATCTGATCGCGCTCGCCACCGCACAGGACGCGCTGGACGACTTGACGACCCGCGAGGCGGGCTGGCTCGGTCACACGGTGGGCGCCGACCTCGCACGCGCCCGCGACGCAAGCCCGGTGTCGCACGTGCGCGCGGGCGCACCGCCCTTCCTCGTCGCGCACGGCGCGGACGACACGGCCGTGCCTGCCTCCCAGAGCGTCGAGCTCGCTCAGGCGCTGCTCGCCGTCGGGGCCGACGCGCAGCTCACGCTGGTGCCGCACGCTGGGCACATGTGGCAGGGGGAGGTGGACCGGGAGGCGCTGCTCGACTCCGCGATCGCCTTCTGCAAGCGCGTCACGCGATGA
- a CDS encoding LysR family transcriptional regulator, whose amino-acid sequence MDVAIPTLRYFTVLAAELHFGRAAERLSISSPSLSQQISGLERSIGGQLFERTSRSVTLTALGAAFLPHATKVVEAHDELCEWVERRRVATGPTLRIGVVAAGAAPLTAAIMSAVGSIPDLGLEMRRVGFFDVVGELLNDRADVVLAAAPLPHDPATVEASPLWTEPRVLVVPAGHPLADRSSIEIAETAGETFVAASGADPQALAWWVVDPRPDGSHPRIGARADDIEGILDLVEAGMGVNIAAASAATHFPRSTLAFVPVRDIEPATVLLCTRAQRSPIAETFVRIAQTEARRAWAAGGMLADR is encoded by the coding sequence ATGGACGTCGCGATCCCCACGCTGCGCTACTTCACCGTGCTCGCGGCGGAGCTCCACTTCGGGCGCGCCGCCGAGCGCCTCTCCATCTCCTCCCCTTCGCTGAGCCAGCAGATCTCGGGCTTGGAGCGCTCGATCGGCGGCCAGCTCTTCGAGCGGACCTCGCGGTCCGTGACCCTCACCGCACTGGGCGCCGCCTTCCTGCCGCACGCGACGAAGGTCGTCGAGGCGCACGACGAGCTGTGCGAGTGGGTCGAGCGGCGACGGGTCGCGACCGGACCGACCCTGCGGATCGGCGTCGTCGCCGCGGGCGCCGCCCCCCTGACCGCGGCGATCATGAGCGCCGTGGGCTCGATCCCGGACCTGGGCCTCGAGATGCGCCGCGTCGGATTCTTCGACGTCGTGGGCGAGCTGCTCAACGATCGCGCCGACGTGGTGCTCGCCGCCGCGCCGCTGCCCCACGACCCCGCGACGGTCGAGGCGAGCCCTCTGTGGACGGAGCCGCGGGTGCTCGTGGTCCCCGCCGGCCATCCGTTGGCGGACCGCTCATCGATCGAGATCGCAGAGACCGCCGGGGAGACGTTCGTCGCCGCGTCAGGCGCAGACCCGCAAGCGCTCGCGTGGTGGGTAGTGGATCCCCGACCTGACGGCAGCCACCCCCGCATCGGGGCACGCGCAGACGACATCGAGGGGATCCTGGACCTGGTCGAGGCAGGGATGGGCGTGAACATCGCCGCGGCGTCGGCGGCGACGCACTTCCCGCGCTCCACCCTCGCGTTCGTGCCCGTGCGCGACATCGAGCCCGCGACGGTGCTGCTGTGCACGCGAGCGCAGCGCTCGCCGATCGCGGAGACCTTCGTGCGGATCGCTCAGACGGAGGCTCGCCGCGCATGGGCCGCAGGCGGGATGCTCGCCGATCGTTAG
- a CDS encoding ABC transporter ATP-binding protein, which translates to MTMTLDAPTATDALISLRDVTLAYGDVVAAKDITFDVRPGEFVSLIGPSGCGKSSALRAIGGLLDANVGSVAVDGTPVTGPRPQEISYVFQDLALYPWRSALRNVEIALQFAGVPRRERKERAMEALRRVGLGDVTERMPSQLSGGMRQRVAIARALVSDARILLLDEPFAALDEQSRLSIGAQLVRILEEEGKTVVFVTHSLAEAAFLSDRVVVMGPRPGVIREVIDVPLERPRHASLMRDPVFHDLTDRLSALLIDDSQAHS; encoded by the coding sequence ATGACGATGACCCTCGACGCGCCCACCGCCACCGATGCGCTGATCTCGCTCCGCGACGTGACGCTCGCCTACGGCGATGTCGTGGCAGCGAAGGACATCACCTTCGACGTGCGGCCGGGCGAGTTCGTGAGCCTCATCGGGCCATCCGGCTGCGGCAAGAGCTCCGCGCTGCGCGCCATCGGCGGCCTCCTGGATGCGAACGTCGGCAGCGTCGCCGTGGACGGCACCCCCGTCACAGGTCCTCGCCCGCAGGAGATCTCCTACGTGTTCCAGGACCTGGCGCTCTACCCCTGGCGCAGCGCGCTTCGCAACGTGGAGATCGCGCTGCAGTTCGCTGGAGTGCCGCGCCGCGAGCGCAAGGAGCGCGCGATGGAGGCGCTGCGCCGCGTGGGTCTGGGCGACGTGACGGAGCGCATGCCGTCGCAGCTGTCTGGCGGCATGCGCCAGCGTGTCGCGATCGCGCGTGCGCTGGTCTCGGACGCGCGCATCCTGCTGCTCGACGAGCCGTTCGCCGCGCTCGACGAGCAGAGCCGGCTCAGCATCGGCGCCCAGCTGGTCCGCATCCTCGAGGAGGAGGGCAAGACCGTGGTCTTCGTGACGCACAGCCTTGCCGAGGCCGCGTTCCTCTCGGACCGCGTGGTGGTCATGGGCCCGCGACCCGGGGTGATCCGCGAGGTGATCGACGTCCCGCTCGAACGGCCTCGGCATGCCTCGCTCATGCGCGATCCCGTGTTCCACGACCTTACCGACCGGCTCAGCGCGCTCCTGATCGACGACTCGCAGGCGCACTCATGA
- a CDS encoding ABC transporter permease yields the protein MILTRRAAVYGSVLAVTIVAWILLTASGAVKPILLAAPLDVLGELGHLLSHPAKVLEPIGVTLAEATVALAVAAVAGIVTGFAIGPSELGVRAYEPLITTLSALPLVILYPVLAATLGIGSPSKVAIGALYGYFPVAIATLRAVHRVDRGLLTAARTMGARRIALATSVVLPAVSSPVIASMRVAMSLSLVTIIAAEFISGAAGVGYQLATASQGLDTPALFAWVVIAIALTVVVNIAFTMVTTLTSKGIER from the coding sequence ATGATCCTCACGCGTCGCGCGGCGGTCTACGGCAGCGTCCTCGCCGTGACGATCGTCGCCTGGATCCTGCTGACCGCGTCCGGCGCGGTGAAGCCGATCCTGCTCGCGGCACCCCTGGACGTGCTCGGTGAGCTGGGCCACCTGCTCTCACACCCCGCGAAGGTCCTGGAGCCGATCGGGGTGACGCTCGCGGAGGCGACCGTGGCGTTGGCCGTCGCCGCCGTCGCGGGCATCGTCACCGGATTCGCGATCGGGCCGTCAGAGCTCGGAGTCCGGGCGTACGAGCCGCTCATCACGACGCTGAGCGCGCTGCCGCTGGTCATCCTGTACCCCGTGCTCGCGGCGACCCTGGGCATCGGCTCACCGTCGAAGGTCGCGATCGGTGCGCTCTACGGCTACTTCCCTGTCGCGATCGCCACGCTGCGCGCCGTGCACCGGGTGGACCGAGGTCTGCTGACGGCGGCCCGCACCATGGGCGCGCGGCGCATCGCACTTGCGACGTCCGTGGTGCTCCCGGCTGTCAGCAGCCCGGTGATCGCGTCGATGCGGGTGGCCATGTCGCTCTCGCTCGTGACCATCATCGCCGCCGAGTTCATCTCCGGCGCGGCCGGGGTCGGCTATCAGCTCGCCACCGCAAGCCAGGGGCTCGACACCCCGGCACTCTTCGCTTGGGTGGTCATCGCGATCGCCCTCACAGTCGTCGTGAACATCGCGTTCACGATGGTCACCACACTCACGAGCAAAGGTATAGAACGATGA
- a CDS encoding IclR family transcriptional regulator, whose amino-acid sequence MAEQGAQVVSRVAALLRTLSASAGAPVPTARAAALTGLTRPTAHRLLSGLAAEGLVDRDPDHGWLLGPEAYILGAVAAERYDITALAAEAVREVARLTGESAFLSARRGDETVCLLREEGSFPLRSHVLYEGIRFPLGVASAGLAILAMSPAAEREAYLARTDLTDTWGASHGIVPLRERLEVARRTGYVVNPGLIVEGSWGMAAAIFDASGRPSWALSATGVEARFTPPRQAEIGRVLLEQAHAVGRLIADRGAARRTR is encoded by the coding sequence ATGGCGGAGCAGGGCGCACAGGTGGTCTCGCGGGTCGCGGCACTGCTGCGCACGCTCAGCGCGAGCGCGGGAGCGCCGGTCCCCACCGCGCGGGCGGCCGCGCTCACGGGTCTCACCCGACCCACCGCGCATCGTCTGCTCTCCGGCCTCGCCGCCGAGGGCCTGGTGGACCGCGACCCGGATCACGGCTGGCTGCTGGGGCCGGAGGCATACATCCTCGGAGCCGTCGCTGCGGAACGGTACGACATCACCGCGCTGGCCGCCGAGGCGGTGCGAGAGGTGGCTCGCCTCACCGGAGAGAGCGCCTTCCTCTCTGCGCGACGCGGCGACGAGACGGTCTGCCTGCTGCGCGAGGAGGGATCGTTCCCCCTGCGCTCGCACGTCCTCTACGAGGGCATCCGCTTCCCGCTCGGGGTGGCGAGCGCGGGCCTCGCGATCCTCGCCATGTCGCCTGCCGCCGAGCGGGAGGCGTACCTGGCACGCACGGACCTCACCGACACATGGGGCGCCAGCCACGGCATCGTCCCGCTGCGCGAACGGCTCGAGGTGGCGCGTCGGACCGGATACGTCGTCAACCCCGGCCTGATCGTCGAGGGAAGCTGGGGCATGGCTGCGGCGATCTTCGACGCGTCGGGTCGGCCGAGCTGGGCACTGTCCGCCACCGGGGTGGAGGCTCGCTTCACACCCCCGAGACAGGCGGAGATCGGCCGGGTGCTGCTGGAGCAGGCGCATGCGGTGGGCCGGCTCATCGCCGATCGCGGGGCCGCCCGGCGCACGCGGTGA
- a CDS encoding CoA transferase subunit A has translation MGKLYGSAAEALEGVVRDGQIIAVGGFGLSGNPTDLIEALRDTGVRDLTIVSNNMGVDGKGLGILLESGQVRKVVASYVGENRLFAEQYLAGRLDVEFAPQGTLAERMRAGGAGIAGFYTRTGVGTPVAEGKEEATFDGVPYILERGIVADVALVKANRADTAGNLRYRFTARNFNPLVAMSGRVTIAEAEAVDPHPLDPDTVETPGIFVHRLVRSAPRVKDIEQRTTREA, from the coding sequence ATGGGCAAGCTGTACGGGAGCGCAGCGGAGGCGCTCGAAGGCGTGGTGAGGGACGGGCAGATCATCGCCGTGGGAGGCTTCGGCCTGAGCGGCAACCCCACCGATCTGATCGAGGCGTTGAGGGACACGGGCGTCCGCGACCTCACCATCGTCAGCAACAACATGGGGGTCGACGGCAAGGGTCTGGGCATCCTGCTCGAGTCCGGTCAGGTCCGCAAGGTCGTGGCCTCGTACGTGGGGGAGAACCGCCTCTTCGCAGAGCAGTACCTGGCGGGCCGGCTGGATGTCGAGTTCGCGCCGCAGGGCACGCTCGCCGAGCGCATGCGCGCGGGAGGGGCGGGCATCGCCGGCTTCTACACCCGCACCGGCGTCGGCACGCCGGTAGCCGAGGGCAAGGAGGAGGCCACCTTCGACGGCGTCCCGTACATCCTGGAACGCGGCATCGTCGCCGACGTGGCGCTCGTCAAGGCGAACCGGGCGGACACCGCCGGCAACCTCCGCTACCGGTTCACGGCCCGGAACTTCAATCCGCTTGTCGCCATGTCCGGTCGCGTGACGATCGCCGAGGCCGAGGCGGTGGACCCCCACCCCTTGGACCCCGACACCGTGGAGACGCCCGGGATCTTCGTGCACCGGCTCGTGAGGTCCGCACCGCGTGTCAAGGACATCGAGCAGCGCACGACGAGGGAGGCCTGA